From Salinicola endophyticus:
AGAGGCGGGTGAGGTACTCGGCCGTGTGGCCCCGGCGGTCGCTGACCACCAGCCCCTTGGGCACGCGGATCTCATCGCCGTAGCGGCCGCGCTCGATCCGCCCCGGGTCGACCTCGCCGCTGGCGTGGCTGAAGGCGTCTTCGCCCGTCTGGGAGCGGCGGAAGGCGGGGATCGACCACGGCTTGATCGGCTGGCACTTGCGCGGCGCGTTGGGCCCGCCCATCAGACGCAGATAGCGGTCCCACTGGCCGGCCAGGGCGGCGGCGCGCACCCGGCGCAGCACCCGGGCGATGCTGGGGCGCGGGCGGGTGGCGGCTTCCCACTGGTCCAGGGCGTCCGCCTGGCGTTCGGTCAGGCGTCTCACTTCGCGCCACACGGTGACGCTGGGCAGGCCCAGGAACTGGAACTGGCGGATGCCCCAGGTCGCCGCCCACGCCTCGATGCGCGGGGCGGCGTCGGTCAGCGCCTGGCCGTAGCGGTCGAGGTGGTCGCCCTCGACCCCGGCACGGGCGAACTGCTCGCCGTTGAGGTTCTTGGAGATGTACTTGGCCACGTAGCCGGCGGCGGTGCCGCGGGCGGGGTCGATGGTCTCGGCCTTGAAGCGCGCATCTGTCTTATTGCCGGCGCGGTCGTAGAGCTCTTCCGGCGATTCCGCCTCGGCGTAGCCGCGCAGGGTCGCCGTCACCGCCGCGGCGTGTTCGGGCTTGGCCCACACCAGCAGGTGCCAGTGGGGGGTGCCGTCGTGATGCGGTTCGACCACGCGGATGCCGTAGATGCCCAGGCCCTCCCGGGCCAGCGAGGCGCGCGCCTTGGCCCACAGCGCCTGCAGATGCTGCTGCGCCTCGCGCGGGGTGCTGCCGTCGTACTTCGGGTTGCGCTGGGCGCTGGCGGCGAGCACCGGGTGGAAGCGGCTGGGCGCGGTCAGGGTGAAGAAGAGCCCGACATGGCCCAGGCGCCGCGCTTCGACCTCGGTATCGCGGATGCGCAGCATCAGCTCGGCGCGGCGGTGGTCCGGGTTGGCCAGCCCCAGCTCGGCCAGCTCGGCCAGGGTGTAGGTCTGGCCCGCCTGGTTGATCGCCTCCAGCGTCTCCAGCAGCGCACGGTTGCGCACCTTCTGGGCGCGGCGGCGGGTGAGCGTTAGCTCGCTGCAGTAAATGCCTGCACGTTTGTGCACTCGGCGCGCTTCGCGCAGCACCTGCTCCAGGCGCCGCCCGGCGAGACGCCGCAACTGG
This genomic window contains:
- a CDS encoding replication endonuclease produces the protein MSAIETSHTFGTPECRQWRQGFFERLPSLAEALAAGFVAVATRHGNTAGNRWLARRAAGLIEPERVCRRFPPLAADLRRAFAELRRQAETPLDGIAAGCAWLETVERRLTLGAFNASHDDDALIDYARAQARGAEDVRHQLVANIANHNRRQRLGLLPPPRRLPRLPGSSLSAQARARAGLIARGPNPLTPPRPGVPLLSLFTWQRAPLMTLAVADNLALERARTRARHHGIAPPSLRLKPAAQLARLSCERWWRRQLRRLAGRRLEQVLREARRVHKRAGIYCSELTLTRRRAQKVRNRALLETLEAINQAGQTYTLAELAELGLANPDHRRAELMLRIRDTEVEARRLGHVGLFFTLTAPSRFHPVLAASAQRNPKYDGSTPREAQQHLQALWAKARASLAREGLGIYGIRVVEPHHDGTPHWHLLVWAKPEHAAAVTATLRGYAEAESPEELYDRAGNKTDARFKAETIDPARGTAAGYVAKYISKNLNGEQFARAGVEGDHLDRYGQALTDAAPRIEAWAATWGIRQFQFLGLPSVTVWREVRRLTERQADALDQWEAATRPRPSIARVLRRVRAAALAGQWDRYLRLMGGPNAPRKCQPIKPWSIPAFRRSQTGEDAFSHASGEVDPGRIERGRYGDEIRVPKGLVVSDRRGHTAEYLTRLYRWEVRPKRGLAMGAVGGFLGGGAAADPWTCVTNCTDPASYKTTTRPSCTDPASYKTKTRPSGTAPASQTNTPPSTVPRHLLTPREPSPEALAEQLARYHAWRASEAARAEVENADHEQRLIRALARRQTSRPPAPTGAHRRPLRRAERR